Below is a genomic region from Citrobacter telavivensis.
GCTATGTTTGAGTAATTCCCTGATAGCGGAGGGTTTAAGGGCGTCGACGCTCTTAGACAGATGTGTGTTGTTCATCCTGTTTCCTTATTATGTATTTTTGGCGTCCATCCCCGGTTGTTGCCTTATCCTAAATCCGCGTTCTCGCCTCGGTTGAGCCTAATAGACCTCTCTGGCAAGATCAATCAGATATCATAATGGCAAAAGGGTAAGCTCCCGTGGCTTACCCTTTTGATCGACAGTGAAATTCACGCTTACCAGTACAGCTTCCAGCACTGGGTAAATCGCACCAGCGCCTCCACGTAGAAGTAATCTCCCCAACTGGCACACTCATCCACCCCTTTATTGCTTGAGAGGTGATACACCGAGTGTTTCAGCAAACCGTTACCCTTTTCCTCTTTCGCCATCAAATAGTGTTTCGTCAGCGACGACATGATCGCCATCGCCCACTGCTGGTAACGTTCGCGATCCGGGTCGGTAACGGGTAGATGTTTAATCAATTCCAGCAGGCCGCAGACCGCAATGGCCGCCGAGGAGGAATCACGCAGCGCATCGGTTCCGACCAGCGCCAGATCCCAATGGCAGACGGCGTCTTCCGGCAGGCGATTGAGGAAGTAGTTGGCCAGTTTTTTCGACAGCGCCACCTTCTGCGGGTCGCCGGTGTAGATATAGCTCAACAGGAAACCATAAATACCCCACGCCTGACCGCGCGACCAGCACGAGTCATCGGCATAGCCTTGTTGTGTGTTTCCGTAGCGCGGCGCACCGCTGTGCACATCCATGTAGTAGGTATGGAAGGTGGACGCGTCTTCACGAATTAAATACGTCTGCGCCTGGGAGACGTGCGCCTTCGCCGCGTCCGCAAACCGCGGATCGCCAGTCTGCTCGCTCGCCCAGTACAACAGGGGCAAATTCATGTTGCAGTCAATGATCATTCGCCCGGCCTGTTCCGGGTCGCTCAGATCGCCCCACGCCTGAATGATCTGCGCTTTCTCGTGAAAACGTTCCAGCAGCGCTTCTGCTGCCAGCAGCGAAAACCCGCGCGCATCGCGATTTCCCGTCAGGCGCCAGGCCGCCACGCAGGAAAGGGTGTACAGGAAGCCCAGGTCGTGGGTGTTGGTGTCGTGACGTCCTGCAATTCGCAGACCAAAAGAGCGGACGTGCTTTTCCGCCATGTCCCGGAACACCGCTTCACCGCTCATCTCCCAGGCCAGCCATAGCTGCCCGGTCCAGAAACTGGTCGTCCACTCGACATTATCCGTTAATGGGTAATATCCCTTCACACAGGTTTCGGCAGGAAAGTGGTCACCGAATTCCGTTAAATGACGACGAATCAGTTC
It encodes:
- a CDS encoding glucuronyl hydrolase, which codes for MLNHIVEERLRAFPGWPIDAGAFQDEMRSAREHVLELIRRHLTEFGDHFPAETCVKGYYPLTDNVEWTTSFWTGQLWLAWEMSGEAVFRDMAEKHVRSFGLRIAGRHDTNTHDLGFLYTLSCVAAWRLTGNRDARGFSLLAAEALLERFHEKAQIIQAWGDLSDPEQAGRMIIDCNMNLPLLYWASEQTGDPRFADAAKAHVSQAQTYLIREDASTFHTYYMDVHSGAPRYGNTQQGYADDSCWSRGQAWGIYGFLLSYIYTGDPQKVALSKKLANYFLNRLPEDAVCHWDLALVGTDALRDSSSAAIAVCGLLELIKHLPVTDPDRERYQQWAMAIMSSLTKHYLMAKEEKGNGLLKHSVYHLSSNKGVDECASWGDYFYVEALVRFTQCWKLYW